A genomic segment from Phragmites australis chromosome 6, lpPhrAust1.1, whole genome shotgun sequence encodes:
- the LOC133922058 gene encoding protein WHAT'S THIS FACTOR 9, mitochondrial-like produces MAWRWLRAATGRRKGWQDAAPKTPPFAAEQRATLVNVKLKWVKDRALDAAVSRERHLRAAHHLLDLVSSRPGHRVSRSEVLADRSVHKLFGSADGALEFVRRYHTLFALSRGGVSLTNAALDLRRREVECLGVTEPDFVTRLRRLLMLTLPRSLPLHTVDLLRWDLGLPSDYRASILRRYPDHFALAQPEGDERVWLRLLSWDDLLAVSELEKSADGGDTTCLPFPVSFTKGFGLRSKCMAWLREWQALPYTSPYADASSLDRRTDVSEKRNVGVFHELLHLTVAKRTERRNVSNMRMLLGMPQKFTKVFERHPGIFYLSRVLGTQTVVLREAYAGGSQLIEKHAHPLVAMREEYSSMMRSALPPRTRSRRRHDAFSEEDEGCAGGEEFELNE; encoded by the coding sequence ATGGCGTGGCGATGGCTGCGGGCGGCGACGGGGAGGAGGAAGGGATGGCAGGACGCGGCGCCCAAGACGCCACCGTTCGCGGCGGAGCAGCGCGCGACGCTCGTAAACGTGAAGCTGAAGTGGGTCAAGGACCGAGCGCTCGACGCGGCGGTGTCCCGGGAGCGCCACCTCCGCGCCGCCCACCACCTGCTCGACCTCGTGTCCTCCCGGCCAGGTCATCGCGTCTCGCGCTCCGAGGTCCTCGCCGACAGGTCCGTCCACAAGCTGTTCGGCTCCGCGGACGGCGCGCTCGAGTTCGTCCGTAGGTACCACACGCTGTTCGCGCTGTCCCGCGGGGGCGTGTCGCTGACGAACGCGGCGCTCGACCTGCGGCGGCGGGAGGTGGAATGCCTAGGCGTCACCGAGCCCGACTTTGTCACCCGCCTCCGCCGTCTCCTCATGCTTACCCTTCCCCGCTCGCTTCCGCTCCACACCGTCGACCTCCTTCGCTGGGACCTCGGCCTGCCCAGCGATTACCGCGCCTCCATCCTCCGCCGGTACCCCGACCACTTCGCCCTCGCGCAGCCCGAAGGAGACGAGCGCGTATGGCTCCGCCTCCTGTCCTGGGACGACCTTCTTGCCGTATCCGAGCTTGAGAAGAGTGCCGACGGCGGCGACACCACCTGCCTCCCCTTCCCGGTGAGCTTCACAAAGGGATTCGGCCTGAGAAGCAAGTGCATGGCATGGCTGCGGGAGTGGCAGGCCCTGCCGTACACCAGCCCGTATGCTGACGCTTCGAGCCTCGACCGCCGCACCGATGTGTCGGAGAAGCGGAACGTGGGGGTGTTCCATGAGCTGCTTCACCTCACTGTGGCGAAGAGGACGGAGCGCCGGAATGTGAGCAACATGAGGATGCTGCTCGGCATGCCACAGAAGTTCACCAAGGTGTTCGAGCGCCACCCAGGCATTTTTTACCTCTCCAGGGTGCTAGGCACACAGACGGTTGTTCTGAGGGAAGCTTACGCTGGTGGAAGCCAACTGATTGAGAAGCATGCGCATCCGCTTGTTGCTATGAGAGAAGAGTATTCCAGCATGATGAGGT
- the LOC133922059 gene encoding chloroplastic import inner membrane translocase subunit HP30-2-like has product MADGKREGSGSAVAMAASPSSAALARGMHGGGNLLEEWSGRVKAIEAGFRAWMAKQPIQVEAAVTTAVGAVQGGALGGLMGSLTADGGSPFPLPQPPPNANPQAMASFKQAQALAGGPLVQARNFAVMTGANAGISCVMRRIRGKEDIEGSMAAAFGSGALFSIVSGMGTPNPVANAITTGVAFAVFQGGFFMIGQKFSKPQNEDTCYSHTRSMLEQLGLQKYEKNFKKGLLTDQTLPLLTDSALRDVKIPPGPRLLILDQIKRDPELVQSK; this is encoded by the exons ATGGCCGACGGGAAGCGGGAGGGTTCGGGTTCGGCCGTGGCGATGGCGGCCTCGCCGTCgtcggcggcgctggcgcggggcATGCACGGCGGCGGGAACCTCCTGGAGGAGTGGAGCGGGCGTGTGAAGGCGATAGAGGCCGGGTTCCGCGCGTGGATGGCGAAGCAGCCCATCCAGGTCGAGGCCGCGGTGACCACGGCCGTGGGCGCGGTGCAGGGCGGTGCGCTTGGCGGGCTCATGGGCTCTCTCACGGCCGACGGCGGGTCGCCGTTCCCCctgccgcagccgccgcccaaCGCCAACCCGCAGGCCATGGCGTCGTTCAAGCAGGCCCAG GCTTTAGCTGGTGGACCCTTGGTGCAAGCCCGGAATTTTGCAGTCATGACTGGTGCAAACGCAGGCATATCTTGTGTCATGAGAAGGATACGAGGGAAAGAGGACATCGAGGGCAG CATGGCGGCTGCTTTTGGTTCGGGTGCTCTGTTCTCCATAGTGAGCGGAATGGGAACTCCTAATCCAGTTGCAAATGCAATTACAACTGGTGTTGCTTTTGCTGTATTTCAAGGTGGTTTTTTCATG ATTGGGCAGAAATTTTCAAAGCCACAGAATGAAGATACGTGCTACTCTCATACAAGAAGCATGTTGGAACAACTTGGTCTccaaaaatatgagaagaatTTCAAGAAGGGTCTCCTCACTGATCAAACCTTACCCCTCCTTACTGACAG TGCTCTAAGAGATGTGAAGATCCCCCCTGGACCCAGACTTCTCATACTTGATCAAATTAAAAG GGATCCTGAGCTGGTGCAATCAAAATGA